Proteins from one Bradyrhizobium amphicarpaeae genomic window:
- a CDS encoding MgtC/SapB family protein → MDRFNIGVHVVALAASFVLAVPIGWDREKRARSAGLRTFPLVALASCGFVQASESLLAHSPDGMAKVIEGLITGIGFIGGGAILKQGNSVHGTATAASLWATGAIGVSVGLGAYDVAVTVSVFTFLTLRLLTLAKEEGDL, encoded by the coding sequence TTGGACAGGTTCAACATCGGCGTTCATGTCGTTGCGCTGGCGGCCTCGTTTGTGCTTGCCGTTCCGATCGGGTGGGATCGCGAGAAGCGCGCGCGAAGCGCGGGCCTGCGCACCTTTCCACTGGTCGCTCTGGCAAGCTGCGGCTTCGTGCAGGCGAGCGAAAGTCTTCTGGCGCATTCGCCTGACGGCATGGCTAAGGTGATCGAGGGCCTGATTACCGGCATCGGCTTCATCGGCGGCGGCGCGATCCTCAAGCAGGGCAATTCGGTACACGGCACCGCCACGGCCGCAAGCCTGTGGGCCACGGGTGCCATTGGCGTCTCGGTCGGGCTCGGTGCCTACGATGTCGCGGTGACGGTCTCTGTGTTCACGTTCCTGACGCTTCGATTGCTGACGCTGGCCAAGGAAGAGGGTGACCTCTGA
- a CDS encoding tetratricopeptide repeat protein, whose amino-acid sequence MGNSVGQRAFQNARLQKRQKAEVLPLLGHALQLHKMGLLPEAQAAYRQILQLAPNQFMALHMLGALESDARNYQQAEILLSRAVAADPRSADAHMSLGIALNGLRRHDEACASYRKALALRPNHAATLSNLGNASVALDLHEEALHSYDKAIALNANLAEAHNGRGWALCRQRNYDEAIASLNRALSIKPDYAAALANRATALRELQRFDEALADGNQAIALAPDDANGWIARASVLLQIQQIAQASHDCEQALAIDPASIQAHLVLGLCLAGLGRVDEALASFDRALEIQPDLQSAISNKIFTLDFAGDATVERHQQARKVWWERVGAKIASEAQAPHHNSRDPDRRLVLGYVSSDFNAHSAALIFKPVLQHHDRSQFEVVCYACSSKVDATTSEFQGIADRWRDASQWIEDRLAAEIRADGIDILIDLSGHTRGNRLGVFARKPAPVQVHGWGHGTGTGLPTIDYLISDPVAIPVEVRHLFAETVVDLPCFVTLASLPAEIPRAPTPAIANGFVTFGVFNRISKISDEAAQVWSRILERVPGSRLLVKDVALDDQLVRENLLARFEACGLPAERVELLGATLRSEHLASFNRVDICLDPFPQNGGVSTWEALQMGVPVVAKLGNSLPSRAAGSILTALGLPDWVTDSHETYIEIATSRASEISELDRLRRELPDKIRTAAASNPVSYGRAVDDAYRAMWRRYCGSGG is encoded by the coding sequence ATGGGCAACAGCGTAGGTCAGCGTGCATTTCAAAATGCCCGGCTTCAGAAGCGGCAGAAAGCCGAAGTGCTGCCGCTGCTCGGGCACGCGCTCCAGCTGCACAAGATGGGGCTTCTCCCCGAGGCCCAGGCTGCCTATCGCCAAATCCTGCAGCTCGCGCCCAACCAATTCATGGCGCTGCACATGCTCGGCGCCCTGGAGTCCGATGCCAGGAACTACCAGCAAGCCGAAATCCTGTTGAGCCGGGCGGTTGCCGCGGATCCGCGATCTGCCGATGCCCATATGAGCCTGGGCATCGCGCTCAACGGGTTGCGGCGTCATGACGAGGCCTGCGCGAGCTATCGAAAGGCCCTGGCCTTGCGGCCCAACCACGCCGCAACCCTCTCCAATCTCGGTAACGCGAGCGTAGCCCTCGATCTTCACGAGGAGGCGCTCCACAGCTACGACAAGGCGATCGCACTCAACGCAAACCTTGCCGAAGCCCACAACGGCAGGGGCTGGGCGCTGTGCCGTCAGCGCAATTATGACGAGGCCATCGCAAGCCTGAACCGCGCGCTGTCGATCAAGCCCGACTATGCCGCGGCGCTGGCGAACCGTGCCACCGCTTTACGGGAGCTTCAGCGATTTGACGAGGCGCTGGCAGACGGCAATCAGGCCATCGCGCTCGCTCCCGACGACGCGAACGGGTGGATCGCGCGGGCCAGTGTCCTGCTCCAGATCCAGCAGATTGCCCAGGCATCGCACGACTGCGAGCAGGCGCTCGCGATCGATCCCGCTTCCATTCAAGCTCACCTGGTGCTGGGCCTTTGCCTCGCCGGACTTGGCCGGGTCGACGAAGCCCTCGCCAGTTTCGACAGAGCCCTCGAGATCCAGCCCGACCTCCAGAGCGCGATCTCCAACAAGATCTTCACGCTCGACTTTGCGGGGGACGCCACCGTCGAGCGGCATCAGCAGGCGCGCAAGGTGTGGTGGGAACGTGTCGGCGCGAAAATCGCTTCAGAGGCGCAGGCACCACATCACAACAGCCGCGATCCGGACCGCCGCCTGGTACTCGGCTATGTCTCGTCGGATTTCAACGCGCATTCGGCCGCGTTGATTTTCAAGCCGGTCCTTCAACACCACGACCGCTCGCAGTTCGAGGTCGTGTGCTACGCATGCTCGTCGAAGGTGGATGCGACGACCAGCGAATTCCAGGGGATTGCGGATCGCTGGCGCGACGCCTCGCAATGGATCGAGGATCGCCTCGCCGCCGAGATCCGCGCCGACGGCATCGACATCCTGATCGATCTGTCCGGCCATACCAGAGGGAACCGCCTCGGCGTGTTTGCGCGCAAGCCGGCACCGGTCCAGGTGCATGGCTGGGGTCACGGCACCGGCACCGGGCTGCCGACGATCGATTATCTGATCTCGGACCCGGTCGCGATCCCCGTCGAGGTTCGGCATCTGTTTGCCGAGACCGTGGTCGACCTGCCGTGCTTCGTCACGCTGGCGTCGCTGCCGGCCGAGATTCCGCGGGCGCCAACGCCGGCGATCGCGAACGGCTTCGTCACCTTCGGCGTCTTCAACCGCATCAGCAAGATTTCGGACGAGGCCGCGCAAGTCTGGTCCAGGATTCTCGAGCGGGTGCCGGGTTCGCGACTGCTGGTCAAGGATGTTGCGCTGGACGACCAGCTGGTCCGCGAGAACTTGCTGGCGCGGTTCGAGGCTTGCGGATTGCCGGCCGAACGCGTCGAACTGCTCGGCGCCACCTTGCGAAGCGAGCATCTGGCATCGTTCAATCGCGTCGACATCTGCCTCGACCCGTTCCCGCAGAATGGCGGCGTCAGCACATGGGAAGCCTTGCAGATGGGCGTGCCTGTTGTGGCGAAGCTCGGCAACAGCCTGCCCAGCCGTGCCGCCGGCTCCATTCTCACGGCGCTTGGCCTG
- a CDS encoding cupin domain-containing protein: protein MAKQKASRTATKAAVKKRSGVKAAARSTARKAVKAKVLTAAPKKPARPRQRIAISHHREEDFKADGLRAYAKYRDLGIADASHGLAQAHVIRLQGPCDPAEVSKLHFHHVDFQMVYVLKGWVKTYMDGQGETLMKEGSAWTQPPKIKHMILDYSDDVELLEVILPAEFKTVELKA from the coding sequence ATGGCCAAGCAAAAGGCATCAAGAACCGCAACGAAGGCCGCGGTGAAGAAGCGGAGCGGCGTCAAGGCGGCAGCGCGATCCACGGCACGCAAGGCTGTGAAGGCGAAGGTTCTCACTGCCGCGCCGAAGAAGCCCGCACGCCCCAGGCAGCGCATCGCGATCAGCCATCACCGCGAGGAAGACTTCAAGGCCGATGGCCTGCGCGCTTACGCGAAATACCGCGACCTCGGCATCGCCGACGCCAGCCACGGCCTCGCGCAAGCGCACGTGATCCGTCTGCAAGGTCCTTGCGATCCGGCCGAGGTCTCGAAGCTGCATTTCCACCACGTCGATTTCCAGATGGTCTACGTGCTCAAGGGCTGGGTGAAGACCTACATGGACGGGCAAGGCGAGACCTTGATGAAGGAAGGCAGCGCCTGGACCCAGCCGCCGAAGATCAAGCACATGATCCTGGATTACTCGGATGACGTCGAACTGCTGGAGGTGATCCTGCCGGCGGAGTTCAAGACGGTGGAGTTGAAGGCTTAG